In Niallia sp. FSL W8-0635, one genomic interval encodes:
- a CDS encoding hotdog fold thioesterase, translated as MFPNISMKNTLMESLGIQIVEVDKNGTCIATMPVDARTKQPFGYLHGGASVALAETAASVGAANLVDVNKQAVFGQEINANHIRSVKEGIVTATANVIHQGKSSMVYEIKIVNEQEKLICISRCTMAVIQLEG; from the coding sequence ATGTTTCCAAACATCTCAATGAAAAATACGCTTATGGAAAGTTTAGGAATCCAAATAGTCGAGGTAGATAAGAACGGTACATGCATTGCAACAATGCCAGTAGATGCTAGAACAAAGCAGCCATTTGGCTACCTTCATGGCGGTGCTTCCGTTGCTCTAGCAGAAACTGCTGCAAGCGTTGGAGCTGCAAATCTTGTTGATGTTAATAAGCAGGCTGTTTTTGGACAAGAAATAAATGCAAATCATATCCGCTCTGTTAAAGAAGGAATCGTAACAGCAACAGCCAACGTCATTCATCAAGGAAAATCTAGTATGGTATATGAGATAAAAATAGTAAATGAACAAGAAAAATTAATTTGCATCTCGCGGTGTACGATGGCAGTGATTCAGTTAGAAGGGTAA
- a CDS encoding MMPL family transporter encodes MNAILKGKWFILGVWVIAIVGLFMIAPNMGDLVKEKGQITIPDEYSSSQAGKILDEIQNQKNVGEQSTVALVFHNDKKLSENDIKEAEKAVEALEANKEELGITDILSSFNNKNLEEQLVSEDGKTILTSLTISWNGREADEVSDALYKTIEKYDVDHFYTSNWMIDQDLVNSSQEGLKKTEGITVVFILAVLLIVFRSVIAPFIPLITVGVTYLASQSIVSILVDKFDFPISTYTQIFLVAVLFGIGTDYCILLLSRFKEEMMHRESIWESIVETYKNAGRTVFFSGIAVMIGFAAIGFSKFVLYQSASAVAVGVAILLIALFTVVPIFMLLLGNKLFWPSKGSAEHGDSKIWAIAGNFSLKRPLLSLLVVACICVPFLVTYDGDLSFNSLEEISDDYSSIKAFNAIADSFGPGESMATTVIIKNDDELDTIEYLSLADSITNELSKVDLVDKVRSVTRPMGESIEDLYISKQAEVLEEGLDQGKEGIDQISEGLHSAGDELQKSGPQLNEAADGINGLIQGTNDVKSGLGEIQTNLKKIEDGIRLGATGSDQIKAGLQEAKTGAEALLTAHKDLQGGYEKVETNLSTILEEYQKISLGLEQLASGLNKVPEETFGYLENKYTGLANEQGYVGIKSGFLGAQQQLPAISSGVNKLNAGLTELQSGISLANDGYAEIVKNQSNLTTGLQQLIDAIEQQQKGLGQLAEGQGQIVANMPKLTNGLSSINEGQKQLLDGFSDIGGQLGQLTDGLTQSAEGLDQVSDGLGSATDYLSGLSKNETNSFYIPEDVLKSDEFKEALDTYLSPNNKIMTFDVIFADNPYSNEAIDQIDTIKDSVERITKGTKLENAEVAVSGITSTNADLRTMSNADYTNTVIWMMIGISIVLIFLFRSIIMPAYIIGSLILTFYTALGINEAIYVNMLGYSGISWAVPFFGFVILVALGVDYSIFLMDRFNEYKDLTIKEAMLEAMKKMGTVIISAAIILGGTFAAMMPSGMLSLLQIASIVLVGLFLYAFIILPLLIPVLVKNFGEANWWPFKRVKD; translated from the coding sequence GTGAATGCTATTTTAAAAGGTAAATGGTTTATTCTTGGAGTATGGGTTATTGCTATAGTCGGTTTATTTATGATAGCTCCAAATATGGGAGATTTAGTGAAGGAAAAAGGTCAGATTACTATTCCTGATGAGTACTCCTCTTCCCAAGCAGGAAAAATTCTGGATGAAATTCAAAATCAGAAAAATGTAGGGGAGCAGTCCACTGTAGCACTTGTCTTTCATAATGATAAGAAGTTGTCCGAAAACGATATAAAGGAAGCAGAAAAAGCGGTTGAAGCATTAGAAGCAAACAAAGAAGAGCTTGGAATTACAGATATTCTTTCTTCTTTTAATAATAAAAATCTTGAAGAGCAATTGGTTTCAGAAGATGGAAAAACGATACTTACTTCCTTAACGATAAGCTGGAATGGCCGAGAAGCAGATGAAGTAAGTGATGCATTATATAAAACAATAGAAAAATATGATGTGGATCACTTTTATACGAGCAATTGGATGATTGATCAAGATTTAGTTAATAGTTCTCAAGAAGGGTTAAAGAAAACGGAAGGGATAACAGTTGTCTTCATTCTCGCTGTGCTATTAATAGTATTTAGATCAGTTATTGCACCATTTATTCCTTTAATCACAGTAGGTGTAACCTATTTAGCATCTCAGTCCATCGTGTCGATTCTAGTGGATAAATTTGATTTTCCGATTTCCACTTATACGCAAATCTTCTTAGTGGCTGTTCTCTTTGGGATAGGAACAGATTATTGCATCCTGCTATTAAGTAGATTTAAAGAGGAAATGATGCATAGGGAAAGTATTTGGGAGTCGATCGTAGAGACGTACAAGAATGCAGGGAGAACCGTATTTTTTAGTGGGATTGCTGTAATGATTGGGTTTGCTGCAATTGGATTTTCAAAATTTGTGCTTTATCAATCTGCTTCTGCAGTAGCGGTTGGAGTAGCTATTTTATTAATTGCCTTGTTCACGGTGGTACCAATTTTTATGCTACTGCTAGGTAATAAATTATTTTGGCCGTCTAAAGGGTCAGCTGAGCATGGAGATAGTAAGATTTGGGCAATAGCAGGTAATTTCTCCTTAAAAAGACCGTTATTGTCCTTACTAGTTGTCGCATGTATCTGTGTGCCTTTCCTTGTCACATATGATGGAGATCTTTCTTTTAATTCCTTAGAAGAAATTAGTGATGATTATTCGTCTATTAAAGCATTTAATGCAATTGCTGACAGTTTTGGTCCAGGAGAATCGATGGCAACAACTGTTATCATCAAAAATGATGATGAATTAGACACGATTGAATATTTATCTTTAGCAGATTCTATTACTAATGAATTATCCAAGGTAGATTTGGTAGATAAAGTACGTTCTGTAACAAGACCAATGGGAGAATCGATTGAAGATCTTTATATTTCTAAGCAAGCAGAGGTATTAGAAGAGGGCTTGGATCAAGGAAAAGAAGGAATTGATCAAATTAGTGAAGGACTACACAGTGCAGGAGATGAGCTGCAAAAATCAGGACCACAGCTAAATGAAGCCGCAGATGGAATCAATGGACTCATACAAGGAACAAATGATGTAAAATCTGGTTTAGGAGAAATTCAAACCAATTTGAAAAAAATTGAAGATGGAATTCGATTAGGGGCTACTGGATCCGACCAAATAAAAGCAGGATTACAAGAAGCAAAAACAGGTGCGGAGGCATTATTAACAGCCCATAAAGATCTACAAGGTGGCTATGAGAAGGTAGAAACCAATTTATCTACGATTCTCGAGGAATATCAAAAAATTAGTTTAGGGTTAGAGCAATTAGCAAGTGGTCTAAATAAAGTTCCAGAAGAAACATTTGGTTATCTAGAAAATAAATATACTGGATTAGCTAATGAACAAGGTTATGTAGGCATTAAATCTGGATTTTTAGGAGCGCAGCAACAATTGCCAGCCATTAGTTCTGGTGTGAATAAACTAAATGCAGGTCTAACTGAACTTCAATCAGGAATTAGCTTAGCAAATGATGGTTATGCAGAAATAGTAAAAAATCAAAGCAATCTAACGACTGGATTACAACAATTAATTGATGCTATCGAACAACAACAAAAGGGATTAGGACAATTAGCAGAAGGCCAAGGGCAAATCGTTGCCAATATGCCTAAATTAACGAACGGATTAAGTAGTATCAATGAGGGACAAAAGCAATTATTGGATGGTTTTAGTGACATTGGCGGACAGCTTGGCCAATTAACAGATGGACTAACACAAAGTGCAGAAGGCTTAGATCAAGTTTCCGATGGATTAGGTTCTGCTACAGATTATTTATCTGGTTTATCCAAGAATGAAACAAATAGCTTCTACATTCCTGAAGATGTATTAAAGAGCGATGAATTTAAGGAAGCGTTAGATACGTATTTATCTCCAAATAATAAAATAATGACTTTTGACGTTATATTTGCGGATAATCCTTATTCTAATGAAGCAATCGATCAAATTGATACGATTAAGGATAGTGTGGAGCGTATAACTAAAGGGACGAAGCTAGAAAATGCAGAAGTTGCTGTTTCGGGAATTACCAGTACCAATGCAGACCTTCGAACGATGTCAAATGCAGATTATACTAATACTGTTATTTGGATGATGATTGGAATTTCCATTGTATTAATCTTTTTATTCCGTTCCATTATTATGCCAGCCTATATTATTGGCTCATTAATTTTAACGTTCTACACGGCACTTGGAATTAATGAAGCGATTTATGTCAATATGCTTGGCTATTCTGGAATCAGCTGGGCAGTACCATTTTTTGGATTTGTAATTTTAGTGGCTTTAGGTGTGGATTATAGTATTTTCCTTATGGATCGTTTCAATGAATATAAGGATTTGACAATAAAAGAAGCGATGCTAGAAGCGATGAAGAAGATGGGAACTGTGATTATCTCAGCAGCGATTATTTTAGGTGGGACATTCGCAGCGATGATGCCATCGGGAATGCTTTCCTTATTGCAAATAGCTAGTATAGTCTTGGTTGGATTATTCTTATATGCATTTATTATCTTGCCATTGCTTATCCCTGTACTTGTAAAGAATTTTGGAGAAGCAAACTGGTGGCCATTTAAGCGAGTAAAAGACTAA
- the hxlA gene encoding 3-hexulose-6-phosphate synthase, with amino-acid sequence MKLQLALDLVNIPQAIEVVSQVEQHVDIVEIGTPVVINEGLHAVKQLKEAFPNVSFLADLKIMDAAGYEVSQAVNAGADIVTILAVAEDESIKGAVAEAKKHGKEILVDMIAVKDIKARAQELDAFGVDYICVHTGYDLQAVGKNSFEDLKAIKSVVKNAKTAVAGGIKFDTLPEVIAAQPDLVIVGGGITSQENLSEAASKFKELIAQG; translated from the coding sequence ATGAAATTACAATTAGCATTAGATTTAGTAAATATCCCGCAAGCAATCGAGGTAGTATCACAGGTTGAGCAACATGTAGATATCGTGGAAATTGGAACACCGGTTGTAATTAACGAAGGACTTCATGCAGTTAAACAACTGAAAGAAGCATTCCCTAACGTATCTTTTTTAGCTGACTTAAAAATTATGGATGCAGCTGGATATGAAGTTAGCCAAGCAGTTAATGCTGGTGCTGATATTGTTACTATTTTAGCAGTAGCAGAAGATGAGTCTATTAAAGGTGCTGTAGCAGAAGCAAAAAAACATGGCAAAGAAATTCTTGTGGACATGATTGCTGTAAAAGATATTAAAGCCCGTGCACAAGAATTAGATGCATTTGGTGTAGATTACATTTGTGTTCATACTGGTTATGATTTACAAGCAGTTGGGAAAAACTCTTTTGAAGATTTAAAAGCTATTAAAAGTGTTGTAAAAAATGCAAAAACTGCTGTTGCAGGTGGAATTAAATTTGATACATTGCCTGAAGTTATTGCAGCACAACCAGATTTAGTAATCGTTGGTGGAGGAATCACTAGCCAAGAAAACTTAAGCGAAGCTGCTTCTAAATTTAAAGAACTAATTGCTCAAGGATAA
- a CDS encoding MarR family winged helix-turn-helix transcriptional regulator, giving the protein MTIINRTDINKIIDRYVSINFSVNRKFDQLIRQEIGDVLTTEQHFTMRHINKVEVCTSTELATVFGVKKSAITPIINRLVEKGWVERTRDEKDRRVIYLTLTSEGKVTFSEMEKKIQSVIESVISKFDYTEIQNFLDTYAKLDGLIEGNKDKGWREESECYFKR; this is encoded by the coding sequence GTGACTATTATTAATCGAACAGATATAAATAAAATAATTGATCGATATGTCAGTATAAATTTTTCAGTTAATCGTAAATTTGATCAGCTAATAAGGCAGGAAATTGGCGATGTTCTTACAACAGAGCAGCATTTTACGATGCGTCATATAAACAAAGTGGAAGTCTGTACATCTACGGAGCTTGCGACTGTCTTCGGTGTAAAGAAAAGTGCTATTACGCCCATTATCAATCGCCTAGTTGAAAAGGGATGGGTGGAAAGAACAAGAGATGAAAAGGATAGGCGTGTCATATATTTAACGTTAACATCTGAAGGAAAAGTGACTTTTAGCGAAATGGAGAAAAAAATCCAAAGTGTAATTGAATCTGTCATCTCGAAATTTGATTATACTGAAATTCAAAATTTCTTAGACACATATGCGAAATTAGATGGACTGATTGAGGGAAATAAGGATAAAGGTTGGAGGGAAGAAAGTGAATGCTATTTTAAAAGGTAA
- a CDS encoding LacI family DNA-binding transcriptional regulator: MAVTIKDVGKLANVSPSTVSRVLANHPKISDETKRKVREAMEELGYHPNLQARSLVVKSTKTIGIVMPNSTERVLENPFFPEVLRGICLEARKSQFGIYLTTGATEEEILQEVIEMVQGKRVDGIILLYSKTNDQIMDYLLQKKFPFTVIGRPYQNAERITFVDNDNVFITKQITEHLIRLGHKKIAFIGANMEMVFTIDRLKGFKQALKENEIAYQKELIVYDKELTGRTKEKLAEILNMENRPSALVVSDDFIAIELISYAEELSISIPEDLSIVAFNNISTGKYMKPSLTSVDINIFQLGVEATKCLLDDITYPNSVTKRITVPAKMVERNSCCQVAEYYKL, encoded by the coding sequence ATGGCAGTAACTATTAAAGATGTTGGTAAATTAGCAAATGTTTCTCCTTCTACAGTTTCAAGAGTCCTTGCAAATCATCCTAAAATAAGTGATGAAACAAAGCGTAAAGTTCGAGAAGCAATGGAGGAATTAGGATATCATCCGAATCTTCAAGCAAGAAGTTTGGTAGTTAAGAGCACAAAAACGATTGGGATTGTTATGCCGAACTCAACGGAAAGAGTATTGGAAAACCCGTTTTTTCCAGAAGTATTAAGAGGAATATGTTTAGAAGCAAGAAAAAGCCAGTTTGGTATTTATTTAACGACTGGAGCAACAGAAGAGGAAATATTACAAGAAGTCATAGAGATGGTTCAGGGCAAAAGAGTGGATGGAATCATTCTTTTATATAGTAAAACAAATGACCAGATTATGGATTATCTTTTGCAAAAAAAATTCCCGTTTACTGTCATTGGTAGACCGTATCAGAATGCCGAAAGAATTACGTTTGTGGACAATGATAATGTGTTTATTACGAAACAAATTACGGAGCATTTAATACGGCTAGGACATAAAAAAATCGCTTTTATTGGTGCAAACATGGAAATGGTTTTTACCATTGATCGTTTAAAAGGCTTTAAACAAGCATTGAAAGAAAATGAAATTGCTTATCAAAAGGAATTAATTGTATATGATAAGGAATTAACTGGACGAACGAAAGAAAAGCTCGCTGAAATATTGAATATGGAGAATCGACCGTCAGCACTTGTTGTCTCCGATGATTTTATCGCTATTGAATTAATTAGCTATGCAGAGGAACTTTCTATATCTATTCCAGAAGATTTATCGATTGTAGCCTTTAACAATATTTCAACCGGTAAGTATATGAAGCCTTCGTTGACAAGTGTTGATATTAATATTTTTCAGCTTGGTGTCGAAGCAACGAAATGTTTACTAGATGATATTACGTATCCGAATTCTGTAACGAAGCGGATAACAGTGCCAGCAAAAATGGTGGAACGAAACTCTTGTTGTCAAGTAGCGGAGTATTACAAGCTCTAA
- a CDS encoding glycoside hydrolase family 13 protein, whose translation MTQKWWKEAVAYQIYPRSFMDSNGDGIGDLKGIITKLDYLKELGIDCIWICPMYKSPNDDNGYDISDYQDIMDEFGTMDDFDLLLYEVHQRGMKLIIDLVINHTSDEHEWFVESRSSLDNPKRDWYIWRDGVDGKEPNNWESIFGGSAWKLDEATGQYFMHIFSTRQPDLNWENEDVRKALYDMINWWLDKGIDGFRIDAISHIKKEEGLKDMDNPLGLDYVPSFDKHMNVEGIQTFLEELKEETFAKYDIMTVGEANGVKVEEAELWVGETKGKFNMVFQFEHLDLWDNEKNYGVDVMELKQVLNKWQKGLENKGWNALFIENHDKARSVSTWGNDKEYWQESAKAFGMMYFFMQGTPFIYQGQEIGMTNVQFPTIEEYDDVATKNLYNLKRGEGFSHKDIMEIIWSSSRDNSRTPMQWSSEAYAGFSKNTPWMGINPNYLDINVENQKKDPDSIYHFYKKMIELKKSGPILTYGTFDLVDEDNKQVFAYTRTLDDKKMVIVSNLSAEEAVFENRVVELEHENLLLANYEVEEHEPTTTITLKPYEARLYTCK comes from the coding sequence GTGACGCAAAAGTGGTGGAAAGAAGCAGTAGCTTATCAGATTTATCCTAGAAGTTTCATGGATTCCAATGGAGATGGGATTGGGGATCTAAAGGGAATCATTACAAAGTTAGATTATTTAAAAGAACTTGGAATTGATTGCATATGGATTTGCCCAATGTATAAGTCTCCAAATGATGATAATGGTTATGATATTAGTGATTATCAGGATATTATGGATGAGTTTGGTACAATGGATGACTTTGATTTACTTTTATATGAAGTTCATCAACGTGGAATGAAGCTAATTATTGATTTAGTTATTAATCATACTAGTGATGAACATGAATGGTTTGTGGAATCTCGTTCTTCTCTCGATAATCCGAAAAGAGATTGGTATATATGGAGAGATGGAGTTGACGGAAAGGAGCCAAATAACTGGGAAAGTATTTTCGGAGGCTCTGCATGGAAGCTTGACGAAGCAACAGGACAGTATTTTATGCATATTTTCTCTACAAGACAACCGGATTTAAATTGGGAAAATGAAGATGTAAGAAAAGCTTTATACGATATGATTAATTGGTGGTTAGATAAAGGAATAGATGGTTTCCGAATTGATGCGATTAGCCATATTAAAAAAGAAGAAGGATTAAAAGATATGGATAATCCTTTAGGCTTAGACTATGTACCTTCTTTTGATAAACATATGAATGTCGAGGGAATTCAAACATTTTTAGAAGAGTTAAAGGAAGAGACATTTGCTAAATATGACATTATGACTGTCGGAGAAGCGAATGGCGTTAAAGTAGAAGAAGCAGAGCTTTGGGTTGGAGAAACAAAAGGGAAATTTAATATGGTCTTCCAATTTGAACATCTTGATTTATGGGATAATGAAAAAAATTATGGCGTAGATGTCATGGAACTGAAGCAAGTATTAAATAAATGGCAAAAAGGCTTAGAAAATAAAGGGTGGAATGCTCTATTTATCGAAAACCATGATAAAGCAAGATCTGTTTCCACATGGGGGAATGATAAGGAATACTGGCAGGAAAGTGCGAAGGCATTTGGCATGATGTATTTCTTTATGCAAGGAACTCCGTTTATTTATCAAGGGCAAGAAATCGGAATGACAAATGTTCAATTTCCAACGATTGAGGAATATGATGATGTGGCAACGAAAAATCTTTATAACCTGAAACGTGGAGAAGGCTTTAGTCATAAGGATATAATGGAAATTATATGGTCTTCTAGCCGTGATAATTCTAGAACGCCAATGCAATGGTCAAGCGAGGCTTATGCAGGTTTCTCTAAAAATACTCCATGGATGGGAATCAATCCTAACTATTTAGACATTAATGTAGAAAATCAAAAGAAAGATCCAGATTCTATTTATCATTTTTATAAGAAGATGATAGAGTTGAAAAAATCAGGCCCTATTTTAACCTATGGAACGTTTGATTTAGTAGATGAGGATAATAAACAAGTATTTGCATATACTCGAACGCTAGATGATAAGAAAATGGTGATTGTATCTAATTTATCAGCAGAAGAGGCAGTATTTGAAAATCGTGTTGTAGAATTAGAGCATGAAAATCTATTGTTAGCGAATTATGAAGTAGAAGAACATGAGCCAACTACAACTATTACATTGAAACCGTATGAAGCAAGATTGTATACATGTAAGTAA
- a CDS encoding winged helix-turn-helix transcriptional regulator, whose protein sequence is MERMAGKEFNCEKELTLSIIGGKWKMLILWHLGKEGTKRFGELKALIPGITQRMLVNQLRELENDYIVKRVVYPVVPPKVEYSLTKEGESLMPILDAMYSWGRNYMDTVLENPPVIKELESLDK, encoded by the coding sequence ATGGAACGAATGGCTGGCAAAGAATTCAATTGTGAGAAAGAGCTAACTTTAAGCATAATAGGCGGAAAATGGAAAATGCTCATTCTCTGGCATCTGGGAAAGGAAGGAACAAAGCGATTTGGTGAATTAAAGGCTTTGATACCTGGGATAACGCAACGTATGCTTGTCAATCAATTACGTGAATTAGAAAATGACTATATTGTAAAAAGAGTTGTCTACCCTGTTGTGCCACCAAAAGTGGAATATTCCTTAACAAAGGAAGGCGAATCTCTGATGCCAATTTTAGATGCTATGTATAGTTGGGGACGAAATTATATGGACACTGTGCTAGAGAATCCTCCAGTTATAAAGGAACTAGAGTCATTGGATAAATAA